In one window of Solanum pennellii chromosome 2, SPENNV200 DNA:
- the LOC107009194 gene encoding cyclic dof factor 2 yields the protein MTDPAIKLFGRTIQLPDIPDSSGAQGDDSLPGDNNGELEEEDEEAHKDDFGGNLDDDEEEMEILTGKELQDQNSEPTRTDSIKELPVDNDCSIRPSKSEEEQGEASNSQEKILKKPDKIIPCPRCNSMETKFCYFNNYNVNQPRHFCKSCQRYWTAGGTMRNVPVGAGRRKNKNSIPHYRQISVSETLSNTQTDYPNGIQQPILAFGSPTPLCESMASVLYIADKTMHNCSQNGFHKPQEPGVPVSYVVGDNGDDHSRRSSVTSANSEDEVNKTVPDLLKKNCHNFPPYMTYYPGAPWPYPCSPVPWNSAVPPPGYCPPGFPMPFYPAASYWGYTVAGSWNVPWMSPATVSLIQTPTTSGPISPALGKHSRDENVQKPLSSMEEPSNESNPEKCLWVPKTLRIDDPGEAAKSSIWATLGIKHDTVDSVGGSPFSAFQPKNDDNNRVSENSTVLQANPAALSRSVNFNESL from the exons ATGACAGACCCCGCAATTAAACTCTTCGGCAGGACAATTCAGTTGCCGGATATTCCGGATTCTTCGGGAGCTCAGGGAGATGATTCTTTGCCGGGAGACAATAACGGagaattagaagaagaagatgaagaagctCATAAG GATGACTTTGGAGGAAACCTGGATGATGACGAGGAAGAGATGGAAATTTTGACTGGCAAGGAGCTGCAGGATCAGAATTCAGAACCAACTAGAACTGATAGTATAAAGGAGCTGCCTGTTGATAACGACTGTTCAATAAGACCTTCAAAAAGTGAAGAAGAGCAAGGAGAAGCAAGTAATTCGCAAGAGAAAATCCTCAAAAAGCCAGACAAGATAATTCCATGTCCTCGGTGCAACAGCATGGAAAccaaattttgttatttcaacAATTACAATGTGAACCAGCCTAGACACTTCTGCAAGAGTTGCCAGAGATATTGGACAGCTGGTGGGACCATGAGGAATGTGCCTGTAGGTGCTGGTCGTCGGAAAAACAAGAACTCTATTCCACATTACCGTCAAATATCTGTCTCTGAAACACTTTCGAATACACAAACAGATTATCCAAATGGAATACAACAGCCTATTCTTGCATTTGGCTCCCCTACACCTCTCTGTGAATCAATGGCTTCAGTTTTGTATATTGCTGACAAAACAATGCATAATTGCTCACAAAATGGGTTCCACAAACCACAGGAGCCTGGGGTTCCAGTTAGTTACGTAGTTGGAGATAATGGAGATGACCATTCCAGAAGATCCTCAGTGACTTCTGCAAATTCAGAGGATGAGGTTAACAAAACTGTACCAGACCTGTTAAAGAAGAACTGCCATAACTTTCCACCTTACATGACTTACTATCCCGGGGCTCCTTGGCCATATCCGTGCAGTCCTGTCCCGTGGAACTCTGCAGTCCCTCCTCCTGGTTATTGCCCTCCTGGTTTTCCTATGCCGTTTTACCCTGCAGCTTCTTATTGGGGTTATACTGTAGCAGGTTCTTGGAATGTTCCTTGGATGTCCCCAGCTACTGTTTCCCTAATCCAAACACCTACGACTTCTGGTCCTATTTCTCCCGCTCTGGGGAAACACTCAAGGGATGAAAACGTACAAAAACCGCTGAGTAGCATGGAAGAACCTTCAAACGAGAGTAATCCTGAGAAGTGCCTCTGGGTCCCAAAAACTCTGCGAATTGATGATCCAGGAGAGGCTGCAAAGAGTTCTATATGGGCGACATTGGGAATAAAACATGATACCGTTGATTCAGTTGGTGGAAGTCCTTTCAGTGCTTTTCAGCCGAAAAATGATGACAACAATAGGGTTTCAGAAAACTCTACTGTATTACAAGCAAACCCAGCAGCATTGTCTCGGTCAGTAAATTTCAATGAGAGCTTATAA